One window of the Ictidomys tridecemlineatus isolate mIctTri1 chromosome 11, mIctTri1.hap1, whole genome shotgun sequence genome contains the following:
- the A3galt2 gene encoding alpha-1,3-galactosyltransferase 2, with the protein MALKEGLRPRKRTFWRLILLALGLLGLLLLNWLPIFRKLEVFIPMGICPAATMLQMKDNFTGVLRPWARPEVLTCTSWGAPIIWDGTFDPDIAQREARRQNLTIGLTVFAVGRYLEKYLARFLESAEEHFMVGQRVVYYVFTERPAAVPRVALGPSRQLRVQYVVRERRWQDVSMARMGTLHEALGGRLGREAHFVFCMDVDQYFSSAFGPEALAESVAQLHAWHYRWPRWLLPFERNSRSAAAVAQGEGDFYYHAALFGGSVAAVRRLTAHCARAQQQDRERGLEALWHDESHLNKYFWLHKPTKVLSPEFCWSLDIGPRPEIHRPRLLSAPKEYAILRD; encoded by the exons ATGGCTCTCAAGGAAGGACTGAG GCCCAGGAAGAGAACCTTCTGGCGACTGATCCTGCTTGCACTTGGCCTCTTAGGGTTGCTCCTTCTGAACTGGCTCCCTATATTCAG GAAGCTGGAAGTCTTCATCCCCATGGGTATCTGCCCTGCAGCCACAATGCTCCAGATGAAAGACAACTTCACAGGTGTCCTGCGTCCCTG GGCCCGGCCTGAAGTCCTGACCTGTACTTCCTGGGGGGCCCCCATTATTTGGGATGGCACCTTCGACCCAGATATAGCCCAGCGAGAGGCCAGACGGCAGAACCTCACCATTGGGCTGACTGTCTTTGCGGTCGGCAG GTATCTGGAGAAGTACCTGGCGCGCTTTCTGGAGTCTGCGGAGGAGCACTTCATGGTGGGCCAGCGCGTGGTGTACTACGTATTCACCGAGAGGCCCGCTGCTGTGCCTCGCGTGGCGCTGGGCCCCAGCCGTCAGCTGCGAGTGCAGTACGTGGTGCGCGAACGGCGCTGGCAGGACGTGTCCATGGCACGCATGGGCACGCTGCACGAGGCATTAGGCGGGCGTCTAGGGCGCGAGGCGCACTTCGTGTTCTGCATGGACGTGGACCAGTACTTCAGCAGTGCCTTTGGGCCCGAGGCGCTGGCAGAGTCAGTAGCGCAGTTGCACGCCTGGCACTACCGCTGGCCACGGTGGCTGCTGCCCTTCGAGCGCAACTCGCGCTCAGCCGCCGCAGTGGCCCAGGGTGAGGGCGACTTCTACTACCATGCCGCCTTGTTCGGGGGTAGCGTGGCCGCGGTGCGCAGGTTGACGGCTCACTGCGCTCGCGCCCAGCAGCAGGACCGCGAGCGCGGCCTCGAGGCACTCTGGCACGACGAGAGCCACCTCAACAAATACTTCTGGCTGCACAAGCCCACCAAGGTGCTATCGCCGGAGTTCTGTTGGAGCCTGGATATCGGCCCACGCCCCGAGATTCACCGGCCCCGTCTGCTCTCAGCGCCCAAGGAGTACGCGATCCTGCGCGACTAG